The Mucilaginibacter gracilis genomic interval AGCTCCTTCAGATTATAAAGCCGCGCATCGCGGAAGCGAAGTTGTTATTTTTTAACTATTAGGTTGCTGCAAGTTTGCATGCAATTTTTAAACTTTCGCATTTTTTAATATTTATTTATGAAAACAAAATCACTATTTATAGCCGTGCTTTTTTGTGCGGTGAATTTTAGCACAGCTATGGCCCAAACAGCACCATCGTTTGCGGCTGCCCAAAGTTTTGCAGTATTGGGTAGTTCAACAATTACCAATACAGGCGGCACCATAGTTACAGGTAACATGGGTGTTAGCGCAGGTACAGCAATTACCGGTTTTTTACCGGGTACACTTAGCGGGCTTAAATACTCGGGCGCACCATCAATAGCGGGCCCGGCACAAGCCAGCGCAACCGATGTATATTTAAATTTAAAAGCACAAACCAGCCTTACTACAACCAACCTTACTGGTAAAGTTTTAGGCGAAACAGCCGGTGCGATTACACTATCGCCAGGTATTTATACTTTTAGCTCGTCGGCACAATTAAATGCTACCCTTACTTTAGATGATAGCAGCAACCCTAACGCGGTATTCATCTTCCAGATAGGATCAACACTAACAACTGCAAGCTACGCCAAGGTAGTAATGAAAAGCGGTGGTAAGGGTAAAAATGTGTTTTGGCAAATAGGCTCATCGGCAACTATTGGTACTTATACCAATTTTACCGGTAACATACTGGCCCTTGCAAGTATTACCATGACTACCGGCGCAACAACTACCGGTAAGCTTTTTGCACTTACCGCTGCCGTAACCATGGACAGCAATATTGTTGAAGGCGGCGATTTAACCGGTGCCCCACAAATTGTAGACGCCGACGGCGATGGCGTTGCCGATAACCTTGACGATTACCCTAACGATGCAACCAAGGCATTTAACAATTACTCAACAAAAGGCGCAGGGGCAACCGTTGCGTTTGAAGATCAATGGCCCGCTAAAGGCGATTTTGATATGAATGATGTGGTAGTGCTTCAAAAATATAATGTAATAACTAATGCAAAAAATGTTGTTGTACAGGTTATTGGCTATTATACTTTGCTGGCTACGGGTGGCAACTATGGCAATGGCTTTAGCGTTCAGTTCCCGATACCAACTGCAAGTGTTAGTGGCTTAACAGGCGGTACATTAGAAGCCGGGCAGGATAAAGCCGTTGTGGTATTGTTCACCAATATGCGGTCGGAAACGTCGGCCTGGAATACTGTACCCGGCGCAACGCAAGGTGCTTCAAAAACCTATAATATAACTTTTAATGTTGCCAACGGCCCAACTTTAAGTGCTTTTGGAACAGACTATAATCCCTTTATAGTTAACATGGTTGGTACATCGCGCCGCGAAGTGCATTTGGCTGGTAAAACACCCACCATTTTGGCCGACCAAACTGTATTTGGAACATTAGATGATAATACCAATATAGCCGCAGGCAGGTATTATGTTACCAAAACAGGTTTGCCTTACGCCATTAGTGTACCTACAACATTTAACTACCCTATAGAAGGAACGGACATTAGTAAAGCATTTACTCATTTTGCCGAATGGGCAACATCCGGCGGTGTAAATTACATTGACTGGTATAGCAACACAGCAGCAGATTACAGAAATCCGTCTTTAATTTACAGCAAGTAAGGGGGTTTTAATTTAAACAAAAGGGGTTGGCATTTTTTTTGCCAACCCCTTTCCTTTTTGGAGATGAGTGTTATTTACGCATCCATTGGCTTTGCGGGTTATCCATATATTTCTTCCAGGGCATCCTCTACGGTTAAATATTTAAAGGTAAATCCTGCTTTTTCAATTTTATTAGCAGCTACCTTGTTACTGCCTAAAACAAGTACTGCCATTTCGCCTAAAAACAGGTTGAGCGCAAAAGCTGGTACGTGGGGCAGCCAAAGCGGCCTTTCAAGTTGTTTGGCTATTGCCAGGGTTAACTGGTAATTGGTAACCGGCAGCGGGGCAACCATGTTGTAAACGCCTTTAATCATTTCGTTTTCTACCGCCAAAATATACATATTAACGGCGTCCTCAATATGTATCCACGGTACCCATTGTTTGCCGCTGCCTAAAACGGCTCCAAACCCATATTTAACGGGTGCTGCCATTTTAGCCAGTGCGCCACCTTGAGTAGTTAAAACAACGCCGGTACGAAATTTTACGATGCGCAATTCAAATTCGGTGCCTTTGTCAACCGCTTTTTCCCATTTTACGCAGCATTCGCCTAAAAAGCTTTTGCTGGGCTGGCTATCTTCGGTTACCAAAATATCGCCGCTATCGCCATAATAACCCACACCCGATGCCGATATTACACTTTTAACCTTGTGCGGCTTAGTTTTAAGTAAACTATACACCAGTGCTATTGATTTTGTACGACTGTTGATAATATCTTTTTTTCGCTGATGGGTCCATTTTCCATCAGCAATACCTTCGCCGGCAAGGTGTATAATCACATCTACCCCCCGGATGCAGTTTACATCAATAATGTTGTTTTTTACATCCCACAAAAAGGTTTTTACATTGGGATGGGTACCCGTGTGCCTACTGAGGTGGCTAACGCTGTAGCCCCTGTTTAAAAGTTCGGTGGTTAGCTTTTGGCCCAGCAGGCCGCTACCACCGGTTATCAAGATGTGGTTCATGTTTAGGGTTAATCAATAATAATATATCAGGTAAATGGGGTTTAATCCATTTTTAACGTGTTTTAAATATCGGCTTTTTAAATATAGCACCTTTGGCGGTGTTATGCCAGGTATAAACCCAAAAATCTCACGCACAAATAATTACTTAATTAACCTAAAAGCCTGTTTAAATTTCATTCACTAATAATGATGAACAATAAAAACATCAATACACCTGGTAATGGCACCCGTTTAACGGTTTTTAAACAGCCTTTAAAATCAAATTAGCTTGCTATGTAACTTTCTAATTGCTGGATGGTTCGTTTTTGATCTTCGATAATAAATTTAACTACATCGCCTATTGATACCATGCCCGTTACCCTGTTGTTATCAATAACCGGTAAATGGCGTATTTTATAAGTACTCATTACTTCCATGCAATGATCTATGGTTTCGGATGGTGTTATGGTGAGCAGGTTAGCCGTCATAATATCGGCAATGCGGGTTTCTTTTGACGACCGGCCCATTAACACCAATTTGCGGGCATAATCACGTTCGGTAAAAATACCTTCTAATATTTCATTTTCCATGATGAGCAGCGAACTGATGTTTTTTTCCATCATGATCTGTAAGGCATCATAAACCGAAGTTTCGGGAGTAACGGAGTAAACCTGGTGGCCTTTGTTTTCGAGAATGTTCCTGATCTTCTTCATCGTAATAAATTATTAAAACGTAAAAAAAAGAAAAACCTATGTGATTATTAAATCACAGTTTTCTGTATTTGCACACAGGTTGTTCCGTTAAATTTAGATGTTTTGGTTGGTTAGCTAAAGATAGGGTTCTTTTTATTAACAACACAAATAAATAATCAGGATAATTTGCCTTTTTCGGTAAAATTAATGAGCTGGTTTGCCATACCCTTAAAAATAAACAAGTGAAAGGGCCACATTAAATACCAGTAAGCCCGCCCCCATAAGCCATTGGGCCTAAATGTTGCTACTTCGTTTAAATAGTTTTGGCCGTTTCGTTCGCAAATTTTAAATTCAAGCCAGGCTTCGCCGGGCAGTTTCATTTCGGCGTAAAGCAGCAGGCGCTTGTTTTTTTTATCAGCCAGTAGTACGCGCCAAAAATCAAGCACATCGCCGGGGGCAATATTGGTGTTGCTGGTGCGCCCGCGCCTTGAGCCCACGCCGCCCGCTATTTTATCAATAAAACCGCGCAGGTTCCATATCCAGTCCCAATAATACCAGCCGCGGTTGCCGCCAATGCTCCAAATGTTGTTGAGTACGGTATCGCTGTTTTCGGTAAACGGAATATCAACTTTAAACTCCACGGTGCCATTTTGCGGTACCTTAATCTGGTCCATAAAATCGGTTTGCAGGTAGCCCAGGTTTAAGGCATCCTTCCAACTGGATACAATGGAGTTTTGCTCTATTTTAACAAAGGCCAGGTTAAGTGCTTCCTCATAAGTTAGGCACTTGCGTGGGATAATATCTTTTATGCGGTTGTCTTTTACAATGGTTTCGTTTTTCATGCTATCAACCAGGCTTTGCGCCAGCGAATAACTGGTGGATGTTACAAAGTATAGCCAGTATGATGATATTTTGGTAGATAAAAAGGGTAGGATAATAATTTTGCGCTTGAGTTTGCGCACACGGGCATAAGTGAGCAGCATCTCTTTAAAGCTCAATATATTGGGCCCGCCAATATCAAAGGTTTGGTTAAAGGTTTTTGGGTTAAGCAAAACGCCTTCAAGGTAGCCTAGCACATCGCGGATAGCTATGGGCTGGCAACGGGTTTTTACCCAGCGCGGGGCCGTCATCACGG includes:
- a CDS encoding TIGR01777 family oxidoreductase, whose product is MNHILITGGSGLLGQKLTTELLNRGYSVSHLSRHTGTHPNVKTFLWDVKNNIIDVNCIRGVDVIIHLAGEGIADGKWTHQRKKDIINSRTKSIALVYSLLKTKPHKVKSVISASGVGYYGDSGDILVTEDSQPSKSFLGECCVKWEKAVDKGTEFELRIVKFRTGVVLTTQGGALAKMAAPVKYGFGAVLGSGKQWVPWIHIEDAVNMYILAVENEMIKGVYNMVAPLPVTNYQLTLAIAKQLERPLWLPHVPAFALNLFLGEMAVLVLGSNKVAANKIEKAGFTFKYLTVEDALEEIYG
- a CDS encoding SDR family oxidoreductase — encoded protein: MKVLITGANGYIGTRLLPVLLEKGYDVVCLVRDKRRFKEKSDFGDKVTIITGDLLKETSIQAFPTDIDAVYYLVHSMTGNAEFSQLEALSAHNFVHALDKTNCKQIIFLGGIANDDNLSKHLQSRQHVEDILSEAKAPLTVLRAAIVIGSGSASFEIIRDLAEKLPVMTAPRWVKTRCQPIAIRDVLGYLEGVLLNPKTFNQTFDIGGPNILSFKEMLLTYARVRKLKRKIIILPFLSTKISSYWLYFVTSTSYSLAQSLVDSMKNETIVKDNRIKDIIPRKCLTYEEALNLAFVKIEQNSIVSSWKDALNLGYLQTDFMDQIKVPQNGTVEFKVDIPFTENSDTVLNNIWSIGGNRGWYYWDWIWNLRGFIDKIAGGVGSRRGRTSNTNIAPGDVLDFWRVLLADKKNKRLLLYAEMKLPGEAWLEFKICERNGQNYLNEVATFRPNGLWGRAYWYLMWPFHLFIFKGMANQLINFTEKGKLS
- a CDS encoding LruC domain-containing protein, with the protein product MKTKSLFIAVLFCAVNFSTAMAQTAPSFAAAQSFAVLGSSTITNTGGTIVTGNMGVSAGTAITGFLPGTLSGLKYSGAPSIAGPAQASATDVYLNLKAQTSLTTTNLTGKVLGETAGAITLSPGIYTFSSSAQLNATLTLDDSSNPNAVFIFQIGSTLTTASYAKVVMKSGGKGKNVFWQIGSSATIGTYTNFTGNILALASITMTTGATTTGKLFALTAAVTMDSNIVEGGDLTGAPQIVDADGDGVADNLDDYPNDATKAFNNYSTKGAGATVAFEDQWPAKGDFDMNDVVVLQKYNVITNAKNVVVQVIGYYTLLATGGNYGNGFSVQFPIPTASVSGLTGGTLEAGQDKAVVVLFTNMRSETSAWNTVPGATQGASKTYNITFNVANGPTLSAFGTDYNPFIVNMVGTSRREVHLAGKTPTILADQTVFGTLDDNTNIAAGRYYVTKTGLPYAISVPTTFNYPIEGTDISKAFTHFAEWATSGGVNYIDWYSNTAADYRNPSLIYSK
- a CDS encoding CBS domain-containing protein gives rise to the protein MKKIRNILENKGHQVYSVTPETSVYDALQIMMEKNISSLLIMENEILEGIFTERDYARKLVLMGRSSKETRIADIMTANLLTITPSETIDHCMEVMSTYKIRHLPVIDNNRVTGMVSIGDVVKFIIEDQKRTIQQLESYIAS